GGGGTGGGTCTCACCTTACCTAATAGCAGGAATGGCCCTGTAGCTAGTATTTCCAGTGTGTTATGTAATGTTATGCACTGATCATACTGTATTGATCTATATAGAATCTATTATGCAAAATGGTTGGGACtacgggttttccagataagggatatttctgtaatttggatcaatgtACCTTAAGTGGGCTCtcatgaaaataaagaaatctttTATGATTATACACCATAATATTgcagtacaaataaaaaatagtataTGCTGCCTCCTTGTACTGAACCTCACGGTCAAAATGTATAAGGGCTTAAAACATGGTGTTCCTAGAAAGCATGTGTGCCTGGAAAAAGATctaatattttttcatatatgctGGTAGGGAGTGCAGAAAGAGATGAGCATAAAGTTTTTATAGATgatttaagcaaaataaatacaactaGATAcctggggcgtaactacagagaaagcagaccctgcggctgcagggggccctggaggtataggggccccatgaggcgctaattaatatacaatttcaatcaaTATTGCCAAAACAGGTAAACTTCTAtacattttgagggcctgaaaaataatttactgtcgGGCCCAGTAATATCGTTAGGCCACTATTAGATACAAATAGTGTTTACATTATAAAATGGATATTGCATATTTATCTGCTATATAACATACCCCAGTTCACAGATACAGGTTGTTGAAGGCTGCTGTGCTCAACCTGGCAGGTGAAAGTGTCACCATGTTTAATGGTTGTCTCCAGCATCACATGGATTTCAAATGTCCAGTCTCCATTCTTTAGTAAAGCTGAGGATGTGACTTGGTCTCCCTCTTCAATTCCATTCTTCAGCCAAGTCACTTTTATCAGTGAAGGAAAGAACCCATCTACTATGCAGGTTATCAGATTTTCATGTTCTAAATCCAGTTTCTTTGTGTTTGCAATTTTCACATTGGGTTGAGCTGGGAAAGATCATTGCAATGCaattaaacatgtaaatatttcaTTCCAAAAAACTTACACTTTAAGATCAGATTGGATTTAATGTATGGGTAACAGCTGGTGTCATATCAAATTACTGTGGAAGCagaagtgaaaaaaatggaagaaaaattgAAAGATATTTTTTTGCTTTGCGTGTGTCCATCGCTTGCCCAATGGGTATGATAAACAGAAGTGCCAATCATCAGGAAGTATTTAGTGTTCCCcttatttttatgttactgcttctgggtaaacttaatgcttttattaaatatgggggaaAGAAGCTTATTGAACAAGAATGGAAAAATCCTGAGCCTTCCTCTTTCTGATGAAGTTGTAAGTACCTTGTTATTACACAGGAAGCCATCTACAGCTAAAGAATATGGAGAATGTTTCTGTCTTGGTGTAGATCAAGGGTTTTTTCATAGATCCTGCCCTATGGCAGGAGTTCTTCTATTCAAAGAAATACTTTGAATACtcatatttctgctttatttgcTTTCTGTTCTCAAAAATTGACGCCACTCTTTTTTAGTTTGTTAAAGCTTTTGGATCATCCTTTTGGATCTTTTGGTATCTATGAACACTAGGCCAAACTCATAAAGTGCCAAAAGCAAGACCCAAATCACCATGCCCCCCCCCACTCACCACACTCCTTTCCAGGTCCGGACTgtgactcaaaataggccctggcattccaagtacacagaggcccaaatagtcctccccCAGCCCACTGAATAGTGATTGtgtatgggaccttacagcagcctctctggcatttgccagaacccacagattgccagtccgggcctgagtccTTTCCCCCCAGCCATGCacaatacatttctaaaattacACTATAAAATAGTTTTAAGGACTCTGCTCTTTACAGACCAAAAGTCTTAGCATGAAATGAATCCCAAGCTTCAAAACTAGATTTGCACAGATGTCTTTCAATTTATTCGAAAAAAGAACAAAAGCTTTCAGATCCTTCAATAACCTGTTTGTCAGTTTTtctgagaaaaggaaaagagaaaaggctTTTAAGTCCTCCATTGCTAAATAGGTGAAACACACTATTGTTTTGGGCTATGTGATTGTAAATATATCCCTTCCTATTTAAGGGCACATTAAACTGGACCAGTGGCTGCTTCCTGGCAGAAATATGGTTGGTTGACAGCGGAGAATTTGCTACTGTCTTGGGCCCCTGGGGCAATTACACCTCAGGGGCCACTAGTTCCCCCACTCAGAGTGGCCAAATGGAAAGGCCGGCacttttaaaacctttaaaagtcaaTTCAGTCTTTTCACCACCAAATTTACAATTTATGTCAGGTAGATCCTGAGTCCTCTTTTGCTAACATTATAAATGTttagtatacctcccaacattttggaaatagaaagagggacaaaaagatttggcatgAGTAGCGTGGAAATtcttttttgaccacacctgttTTTGtgaccctctaattaccatgttcattttataaaatttggcaggttatgaaggtttgaacacatttctctgtttttttatgagttactacagttttgctaatgagggtgaattgccctttaagctgcaaatcagtttccccaagagacctgcttatcttatattgttgcaaaagtatctaagtatctattctgggctctctgccaaaagacaattaagttagaaactttgtatctttttctggctgttcagtttaggagatcaaagagaaagttcgGACATGTCCTAGTGAACGCACCCCGCCCCCAGTGCGTCCCCagtgcgtccccagtgctcctcagcaagtgGCTGGTTGGCATTCCGTCCCTAATAATTTCTCGCCCTATAcccgggtctttgtggccttgccacaaatacgGCCCGATGACAAGTCCTgtttggattgagcactgtaatggttacgcTGAGCTCAAGAGAGGGGGTTAGGATTTAAatataggagcagacagctagagcatgGTTTCTTTGGGAACCAGttatgccatctcttcattggctgttagacttgATGGTGcgtttattaatctgagttgagaagaactaaGCATGCTCATGAGTCAACAGCCCccaagggagggggcagagtgggttagaggagcagaaggaatcctaagtgattaaggggatgctctAGCCAtactattaacctttgaaaaaccaaagtggcaggtatttagagatttcaaagaggctcttcagtgattacatttttgtgtgagggctttacatgtcctttaagaggcaccactttcaattcattcctatgggatttttagaagcgtatttatcaaatggtggtctacttgatgaatctgccccaggtaaaatttcaaaaaaattaataatgaaaaaaaatgaaaccagttATACAATATTTATCACGTGAAGTACTGTGGgtttaaaagaattaaaagaaagaaaaaatcctCTGACTGGCCTGTGTCTATTTGAGCTTGTCAGGGGGTGGCAGAGGggtgtctttagaaaaaaaaaccctatccggTGACCAGTCAGTGCGCTGCTGCCATGAGGAGAGTTGAGAaactctcttaaaagccgcaagcgggggaagATTAATCTTATGGAACCAAtactggggtctaggttatctctcccctttgaaagctaatgctAATGGcggggggaggactaagccctatgatgaaaaccaatgcccaggtcgggagaccttctatttcaggtaatgctcttatgccgggaggctttaacatttgaaattatgaccagaggtaaatagttagggaccgccatatgggttttaccgtgacgtggtatggtggcttatcaatcttatgaccataattttgtaactaaaaaaaccctgtctttgtaaatacatgcatctgcatagattactgatatgacaggggaccagggaatgtgcattgatcaatttcttctttttctctatgtctgtatttaatttggccagatcagtagcacttccattgtattttagtacatttttattaaatcatggagtgctcccacaacctttcttttttgcattttgaattgagaaactcacctcagcaGCCCCCGTGTTACCAACACCAataaacacatacacaaattaaacttttaaattgcaatgcctttattaaaaaataaaaaataataactgaaactccacttccgctcctcttcagaaaaggcgacaggacgactatccatcctgcagcagttgatttcttctccctggctatctctcctggccgctCTATGTCTGGCACGCTCTGCTCTGCCGAAAAGATTAACAgacagcttcttcttctcctccaggcACATCTTGATGCGGCAGTACTGGTTGTGGTGGTGCTGGTCTATGGGGCAGTTGCGGTTGGCACAAAACTGGTGTACGCTGGCCTATGGCATCCCCTTTCTTTGCAGGATCAGGATGATTTCCTTCTGACTGTGGAGATGTTTCCTTTCCTCCCTTGTCGCTCAGACCTGGAAGCAGTGAGACTGATATGGACTACGCAGCATGCAGGACACACATTACAGCGAGTAATTGTAATTTGTAGCCCAGATCTGTCAGCACTTGTGCGCAGGAGAGCAATGCACACAATTTGCTcattagtaaaaatattttcttcttgtAGATTTGCAGCAatacctaagcttagcttttcaacagctgctcagagcccactgagcatgtaaatgtcacagaccctttccaagatggagctactgttttttgcaaggggaccaaaatatatctacattatactttttatatataagaTCTTCCATGACATAGTTAACATATACCTTGTGTTTTATATCaaagtagaccaataaacatggtttaatgttaaacaacccaaTCATTAGCCTTGATTTTCAGTAATGTGGATGAACTttactttttctataattttgataataaagagtgctatgcatattattttcaaaatagtctgggcttcATCGATGTCAAGTGaaaaattacttaaaggaaaactatacccccaaaatgaatacttaagcaacagatagtttatatcaaattgaatgacatattaaagaatcttaccaaactggaatatatatttacataaatattgcccttttacatctcttgccttgaaccaccatttcgtgactctatctctgctgcctcagagatcacctgaccagaaatactacaacactaactgtaacaggaagaagtgaggaagcaaaaggcagaactctgtctgttaattggctcatgtgaccttacatgtggtttgtatgtgtgcacagtgaatcttacgatctcagggggcggcccttattttttaaaatggcaattttctatttatgattacccaatggcacatactactaaaaaagtatattattatgataatggttcatttacatgaagcagggttttacacatgagctgttttactcagtatcttttaagagagacctacattgtttggggggtatagttttcctttaagcatgcaGCCTGTAGGCCCATCAGTTGTTCAATCACAGTATACTCAGTACgtactgaagaatcccattgtatactacaaagcttatctgttatttgctatgtatcctgtgcctttatcattttttccagcttgaatggctgccccatggctgcacagtagcttgtttacataaactatagtagtctgtctgaagcaaacacaccagctgcattatattttcattactttaaaacactttaattttttggtattactgttcctttacgtcAGCCCATGTATGGTACAGATTTCAGATTGTtgtgcatttttagacaaaaatccaccctgtgtgctcagacaggtgaattacaaaTTTTGACAATGCTTATAATATGGGGATGCATCTGCTGTTTCTCCGCCAGTGGAAAATCACTGGTGAAGAAACTGCTGATGTtacattagacttagcctacccaaacaaaaaaaatctccctCCACCTATGAGGTCAGTGCCAATATTCGCTGTGTGCATCTACACCCACTCCGAACCCAGGTGCAGGCTAATGCCAGTATAGGGGTTGATTCTCAGGCTGTGTATTTCAGCTGGCCAATTTACAGCACCCACCATGGGAAAGGGGGAAGAACCTGGGTGATCTTTTGATCAAGAGACATATACCTACTAAACTAGTAAAGGGATTTAACTGGCTGAACTCTGAACAAGAAAATGGCTGCTATAAATGTACTGGTTGCCTCACATGCAGGGCACATATGTTGCCATCCACACAGGACACAAATTTCAAATAAGACACTGCCTGACATGAACCagttgttatattgtctatatagtGCAGTGCCAGTATGGACTGGCATATGTGAGGAAGGCCTCAAGTACATAAAGAAGGCCTCTCTCAGACCAATTGTCAGCAGCATTAACTCTGTGACCTACAACGTGCTAAATACCTAGCCAACATTTTAGCCCCTTTGGTTGGAAATACAGAGCGAAAATCCAGAAATTCCAGAATTTTACAAGCAAAGTCTAAAGGTTAGTACTGGGCACAGAAGAAACTATTGTGTGCTATGATGCTAAATCCCTTTCATTGGTTCAGCTATTTGGATGACACCTGGGTTAAGATACACACATAAGGGGTAGAAAAGTTCACTGAAGACATCAGCACAGTAGACACATGAAGATATGCAAGATAATGCACTGACTTTTTTGGACTGCAGAGTCAGTCAATCCACCaacccacacagaccagtacctgctaTTAGAATCCCATCATCCACTACATCACAAACTGGGGGTTATCAGAACACAACaacacagagcagacaagatccccacAGCAAAGAGGCTAAggagattttaattaaaaaatctcagAGGGGCCATTAAAACTTGTGGGTATCCAGTTTGGGCTGTTGTTAAAACTGGGAGAACACCACCAAAATTACCAGAATTTGGTCCTCCCATATAGATCTGTCGgcaaattgatcggccaggtcaaaaaatctttgtcggtcccagtgcaatctctctatgtttgcagggccaagcaggcagctcccctttgttttcctggtaaattggtctttttagttgatggtagattcgtacgatcgtacgattgttctgagaagatcgtggtctcacgatcaggatctgatcttttaaaaatctcaacatctatggccagcttatgttTACAGAAAGCCCTGAGTGAGGTATAAACTGATTGCACAAAAATCTGAGTCCGTGAGAAGAGGGGGTGTAAACCTGCTGTATTGTTCTTCATATTTCCTGCTTATGAAATCAGTTTTACATTATTAGGCTGTTTATGAAGCAAAACTGCCTTTACTTTATGCATACTCAGGAGCAGGAGCAACTTGCACATCTCAAGGATACACAATCCAGTTTTGAAGACTGGATTTagggtttttccctattaataacattgggatcaaccatcatttttaccgggcgggctggtaaaataccagccaggtggcaaccctagagacagtaactactagtgatgggcgaatttgcgacgtttcgcttcgctgaaaaatacGCAAAATGATGAAAAATCTCAAAACTGCGCAGGCGtttcttttttgacgccggcgtctgtctTTGAgtccggcgcccgtttttttgacgccggcgtctgtttttgatgctggcgtccgtttttttccgaTGCCcgtgaaaattttttgggggcgttttgtgaatttattcgccgatgaCGAATCGCataaattcgccatgaatttgcgcctggggaataaattcgcccatcactagtaaccacAACTCAACCTCTCCTGTTAAAAATTAGACAGTCTGATGAGCCAAAAACAATTGTTATGCAGTGGCCAAAAATGGCCTGAGGATTAGTTGGTGATCTTATTGGCACGACTTCTGCATGGTGAAGCACATTCAGATTACGGTACAGAACGGAGTAAAATGCAACTGCATTTTCTTATGCTTGACATAAGTCAAGTCAATAGCACAGAGGGCTGCATCGGGAACGGACAAAAACACCCTTAactgcattttaaaaatgcatatacgTAAATGCTATTATTTGTTTTTCCAAGCTCAAGCATGAGTAGGAGACTGTAATAATAGAAAAACAGTTCattagtacatactgtataaagctgcaccatttttggcaaaactattttatatttatttcatgccagtatctgattcattaaaaagctaatcaatATTAcagttaattatatatatttggtgagAAAAATCCAAAAGCTATAATAGCACCATAATCAGTTCACATGCTTCTGCAGAGCTTCTCTCCTTTTAATGCAACAACTTAATTATACTGCATGCAGTGTGAACATGCAGGTCACTTTACTTATGATGCAATACTTTAGTATCCtatgcatatgaaaattaattaatatttatatagtttatcGTGATATGTTGGAGATTAGATGCTGTAAAAAGCAAGCTTTTGAATAATGTTTctgaatttttagatatttttgttTAGCATAGCAGTTTGGTAGCTTGCAGTATCAAAAAACAAGCTTgaggtaaaaatacatatttagtaATTTTGGTTTTATCAGACTATGTTCTTTCAAAAATGTACAGTTTGCTGGATAATGCtactctactttttttttcttttttacataaaatataatagattatagtatgtaaagaaaagagaccaggCGAATAGAGGTTGACTgagagtgggcctctggtctaaggttttttggtgggcccctggtgtcccagtccgacactgagtgctACTCACTACTTTTTACAACACATTGTAAAACTGTATACTTCTCCAGGCTTCGCATGCATATTGTGCTTGCATATCGACCACCCATGTTTACACATAAGGAATAAGACCAACTCACTCATATTAATGTGCATGTACATGTGCAAAGAAAAAGTCCTATTAATTGAACttaatgttgaacaagggggtgtactttccctttaagtggcCCAGAATAAAACATGTAGGGCCCATAACTAATAGTTAATGATCCCTGATTGATTGATAagtattaaataaagtaataaagtatAAACTATGGATTTTACAGGGCAGTATTGTATTACTTAATATCGTTATGAGTCTACTGCTAAAGAAAATGTTGAGAGGTTTAGTACAGCTATGTATGGATTTCTCAGGGATTTGCCCTCAGGCTGTAAataatgtgtttattatttcgTATGACAGCAAACTTTATTTTAATCTCAGCATTACTGACAGTACAGAGTTGCAAATATGATTTCCAGGGCTGGAACAGAGTGAGGGTGAGTTAGTGCAGGTGCGGGATACTCACATTTCCTGTCTATAGCAGTGGGTTTAAAGATCTGATAGTTGTGTCTGCAGACTGTGTCCACCTCAGCCCGTAACTGCTCTAGGATCTCCTTCTGGCTGTTCCAATTATCCGCCTGCACTTCTCCAAAATCATTTTTAGGGATAAACAAACCCACATCGCTGTCAAAGTAGGCGTACTCCTCCTGATTATTAATGTAGCGCACCAGAGCCCTGACATTGTCGGTGCCGTTCCTGTAGTAACACTGAGCCTTCCCCTGAAACACGTAATCCTCTGCGGGGAGAGAACAGACAGTCGGTCAGTGAGTGTATAGGGAAATCTCACAGTACCGACACATTATCCATAAATGCAACAAATATGACTCTGCACTCTCAGTACTGTGTGTTATCCCCGCGTCCAAGGAGAAATTAATGTCCTACAGAGATCCCCGAAGGCAGAAAACTATCAGGTGTCCTACCCGGTACTAGGGCTGCAAGTGCAGTGGGAACGGGGGCAAACTAGTGATTATGTCTCACAAACACTCGCTAGAAGGGAATGTAACCTGCACATGTCTTTAACTCCCCTCCCTACTATTAACACTTCAACCGTGAATTAGATCTCCACCCAAATActgttttgcacaaaaaaatcacTCTACATTTATTACCTATGTTTAgtacttttaaaatgatttttacaatcattttataataaatataatcgcTATTGAACGCGGGGTTTGCCAGTTATATTCTCTAGTTGTGATCCAGTTTAGCAGATGCATTTGATTCAAGACCTGGAAGAGAATTAATTGCTGATACACTGTCTCAAGAATCAGACCCAGAAAATAGAACGCGATAAACAAACACCGCTTTCCATAGTAATTCTATTcacacataactttaaaacaatgAACATGTTACAAATGTAAACAAACGAATTGGAATGGTGCTTAAAtaagattttctttcattacacaGTAATTAAACAGTATTTGGATTGAGGACTCTTTTTAACACAAAACTGTGACTAATATGAGtagggaaaatacatttaaaatgtcagATTCAGCTTAATACCCAGACATATAcgaataaaatattgtaatatgaAACTACCATTTTGTATTGTAATATAACTATAGCACGCGCTCAATAAACATTTGAGATTTCTTAAGCGAAAAGCAAATAATCAAGTGAGTAATCTCACGAAGCATCAGCTATCAGCTACACTATTATCAGCCCATTGCGCCTCTCTCACTACATACTTGTCACTGTGTGTCCATTAGTCCATTACCCGGGAAGCTATTGTGTAGCTCTACTTTAGTGGCCAGATGTCCTTTATTTCAGGGATCTTATTTACCGCCCCGAAGCTGTCAGTGTTCAGTAATATGTGTTCATTCCCTGCTAAACATGAACAGTCGTTACTAGAGACATCGGTGCACAAGTGCTGTTATACATTACCTGGGGGTGAGGaacagagacacacactgagggTCAGTAGTACGGACACAACTCGCACTGATACTCCACACATCCTTAGATCCAGAGAGAAAGTCATAAAGCAAAATAACAGTGATAGAAAAAGTGCACTGGTAATCGACACAGAATGCTGACGCCAATCGGCTGCTCCCAGCAATGTAAACGTCACTTGTTGTTAAGGAGAGACACAGAAGCTTTGTGACATGTCTACTATCATCATCATAATCCTCATGAAATGCTTGTACaaagtagggttaccacctttttaGCAGAAGTATGCAAGCCTGGTAGGGGGCATGTCTGTAAGGGGGCAGATCGTCATATCAAAGAGGCAAAGTTGTGCTGTTTGTGTGGTGGATCATAGGCAGgcatgggacagattcactagtTCTTGTAGATTTATGGGCATACATGGAGTTGCCACTCTGTCATCCAGCTTtaagttctgggggtatatatatatatggtattgacactgtgtcatcctgctataagttctgggggaatttttaaatggaattgccactgcatttgtcctgctatgagttctgggggtatttatacctaacgactgccatcaggggggcccCGCCGTCCCATATCCGGTCCTTGTGTGGAAGCCGGAAACAGCTTCCAACCTCCGTCCCTGGCTCCTTTCACAGCTGAAAGAAATAGAAGgtagacgggggggggggggctggaaggGGGTTGTGGCTCAGGAGTCCAACTAATAACTTGTAtagggggccatggccaccaatgttatgGAGGCCCtgaccccaatgtttttttattttatagggggggccctggccaccaatgatttttttcaacttaaaggggggccatgaccaccaatgtttttttaaaaacatttatgggggccttggcaccaattttgttttttaactttagtggggccctgatcaccaatgatttatttttaacttttaagggggccctgaccaccaatgtttttttaaaaaacttttatgagggaccctggccaccaattttttttaactgatatggagcctccttgtatgacaTGAGTTACTGAATCtgtcacctttttattgcctgctgggaCATCCTCCTccttaccttatgcatgaggtaggaatGCCCAGGAATGTGTCAATTACAATCCACTGTAGGGGTTTCTTATTTTCAGGCCAGATTCTCCAATATAATATTGGTACTTGCCAATACCCAATATTATAGTGAAAATATGGGGATGCTGTGATCTATATGTGGACAATCAGAATCATACCACACATGAGCGGTGTTTCatgttccagtcccccaggaaccatcccTCCTAACTAGTGGGTATAGACTGGtcctgtttggtatcattaggaagcagGTAGTCTCCTCAAAACCAATATGTGGTTTATGAGAGGGTGAATCCTATATTAGAGAGGATTTGGATACCTTCCTATAACCCACATATATTTTCTCATAACTACTCCCCCCAGCTGCTCTAGGTTCACAGTTCTGTTCTTTGATCACCAGGTCAAATAAACCAGCTTTCTTGcccaaatggtcaaagtcaaagtaaactttattgtcatctcagcagtatacaaatacacagtgagatgagACAACGTgactccagctagtacagatctGTCTGCAAATAGTTTAAAAGGCCAGATACAGGTGTCACCTTTCCAGGCCCGGTCTTAGGCCGATTGGGCCGATTGAGCGCAATTGGGCCCGCACCATTGGGGGCCCCGCACCCATTGTCTGGGTCGAGCGTAACGTCGCCCGCGCAACGTAATGCAATGTGACTCGACTTCGCCGGAGCGACATGACGCAACGTCATGGGACTGTCGCCACCACCTGTAATACTACAGTCTTCCTGCCCAGTCAGCGCGCAAACTGCAGGAGTACACCGACTGTGTCCCCTCTGCAGTGAGCCCTAGCAGATACCGCACTTCAAACAGTCCGGGAGGTCCGCGCTGCCGCTGCTCTCTGGGACTCGTAGTCCACCAaatcctccctccctccctcccgcTCTTAAGTACGTGTGCGCCGAAAGAACTACACTGCCCAACTGCCCCCGCGCCAGACGCCGCATTCCGTCTGCGCGTTGCCCTATGGGAGATGAAGTCTTTGTAAAGAACATTTTACATAGGGAAAAAGGACATCTGAACTACATCAACCAAAATCCTTTGCGCCAGGTCCAGGGAGTCAGATGCTGATGCTGATGAGTCTCGTTAAAGACTCGATACATGTAGCCAAGTGCAGCAACATATTAATACATACCCAAGTAACCCAAGGGCTGGCCTTTGCATATATACCTACAGAGTGGCACCTTCC
The sequence above is a segment of the Xenopus laevis strain J_2021 chromosome 8L, Xenopus_laevis_v10.1, whole genome shotgun sequence genome. Coding sequences within it:
- the XB5827395.L gene encoding SLA class II histocompatibility antigen, DQ haplotype C beta chain, whose protein sequence is MTFSLDLRMCGVSVRVVSVLLTLSVCLCSSPPEDYVFQGKAQCYYRNGTDNVRALVRYINNQEEYAYFDSDVGLFIPKNDFGEVQADNWNSQKEILEQLRAEVDTVCRHNYQIFKPTAIDRKSQPNVKIANTKKLDLEHENLITCIVDGFFPSLIKVTWLKNGIEEGDQVTSSALLKNGDWTFEIHVMLETTIKHGDTFTCQVEHSSLQQPVSVNWEPDVSESARNKMLTGIVGFVLGSIFIIVGLVVYLRSKKTMTRFSVVQNENLMN